Proteins from one Nitrospinota bacterium genomic window:
- the gyrB gene encoding DNA topoisomerase (ATP-hydrolyzing) subunit B, with protein sequence MDKVNDRYDAEQIKILEGLEAVRKRPAMYIGDISNVGLHHLVYEVVDNSIDEAMAGHCQNIDIIIHTDESISIRDDGRGIPVEIHPERGVSSAEVVLTVLHAGGKFEGEGYKISGGLHGVGVSVVNALSEKLEVEIRRNGFVYTQEYKKGIPQAPLKKIGEAKSTGTLVKFLPDKSIFEETIFNFDYLSQRLRELAFLNSGVRIKISDERSDKQHDFFYEGGIQSFIKYINKNKTTLFDEPVYLNKKKDKTTVEVSILYNDGYKEDIFSFVNNIRTPEGGTHLAGFRSALTRSINQYAIKNNLLKKDQTITGDDVREGLTAVVSVKMVDPQFEGQTKSKLGNSDIKGIVEGITKETLDSFLEERPAIAKMIIYKAIMASDARAAAKRARELTRRKSVLEFSSLPGKLADCQERDPAKCELYIVEGDSAGGSAKQGRERKFQAILPIRGKILNVEKARFDKVLSSNEIRTLITAIGGGIGADELDISKVRYHKIILMTDADVDGSHIRTLLLTFFYRQMEEIIKRGYLYIAQPPLYKVAKGKQETYIKDDKELIQHLIKLGTTGKTLKTGMGDKTLDDAEFNECVSMMNEYFNTLDIMVKKGNPQEILSALIKHGVKEREFFTSEEKVKKVFDTLKNRDDKSKVVKDTEHGGYAIEWFNKVSGVFSIVNWDLITAPEYSKGMELKKLISKWDQGPYTVKGPGGDEKILKSKRELIEYVMSSAKEGSNMQRYKGLGEMNPTQLWDT encoded by the coding sequence ATGGATAAAGTAAACGACAGGTATGATGCCGAACAGATAAAGATACTTGAAGGTCTAGAAGCTGTAAGGAAAAGACCTGCAATGTATATAGGCGACATATCAAACGTCGGTCTGCATCATCTTGTCTACGAAGTAGTCGACAACTCGATAGATGAAGCAATGGCTGGACATTGCCAGAACATCGATATCATCATTCACACGGATGAATCCATATCCATAAGGGATGATGGAAGGGGTATACCGGTAGAAATCCATCCGGAAAGAGGGGTATCCTCTGCGGAGGTTGTATTGACCGTTCTTCATGCCGGTGGAAAATTCGAAGGAGAAGGATACAAGATTTCAGGAGGACTTCACGGGGTCGGCGTTTCGGTGGTAAACGCTCTTTCGGAAAAACTTGAAGTAGAAATCAGAAGAAACGGATTTGTATACACACAGGAATATAAAAAAGGGATACCGCAGGCCCCTTTAAAAAAAATTGGAGAGGCTAAAAGCACAGGTACGCTTGTAAAATTTTTGCCGGATAAATCCATTTTCGAAGAAACTATTTTCAACTTCGATTATCTCTCTCAAAGACTTAGGGAACTGGCATTTCTCAACAGTGGAGTGAGGATAAAAATATCGGACGAAAGAAGTGACAAGCAGCACGATTTCTTCTACGAAGGGGGAATTCAGTCGTTCATAAAATATATAAACAAGAACAAGACCACGCTGTTTGATGAACCTGTCTACCTGAACAAGAAAAAGGATAAAACAACGGTAGAAGTTTCGATCTTATACAACGATGGATACAAGGAGGACATATTCTCCTTTGTAAACAACATAAGAACCCCTGAAGGGGGAACACACCTGGCGGGTTTCAGGTCAGCTCTCACAAGGTCAATAAACCAGTACGCAATTAAAAATAACCTGCTTAAAAAAGACCAGACGATAACAGGAGACGATGTAAGGGAAGGTCTTACGGCGGTTGTAAGTGTAAAGATGGTCGATCCGCAGTTTGAGGGGCAGACAAAATCAAAACTGGGCAATTCAGATATAAAAGGGATAGTGGAAGGGATAACAAAAGAGACGCTAGACAGTTTCCTTGAAGAGCGGCCAGCAATAGCGAAAATGATCATCTACAAGGCGATCATGGCAAGCGACGCTAGAGCCGCCGCGAAAAGAGCGCGTGAACTAACAAGGAGAAAATCTGTTTTGGAATTCTCATCGCTTCCTGGAAAGCTGGCCGATTGCCAGGAGAGAGACCCTGCGAAATGCGAACTCTACATAGTGGAGGGAGATTCAGCGGGCGGTTCCGCCAAGCAGGGGAGGGAGCGTAAATTCCAGGCGATACTCCCTATAAGAGGAAAAATACTGAATGTCGAAAAGGCGAGATTTGACAAGGTTCTTTCATCGAACGAAATAAGAACGCTTATAACAGCCATCGGTGGTGGAATCGGTGCCGATGAACTTGATATTTCAAAAGTCAGGTACCACAAGATAATCCTAATGACAGACGCGGATGTAGACGGTTCGCACATCAGGACACTGCTTCTGACATTCTTCTACCGTCAGATGGAGGAGATCATCAAGCGGGGATATCTCTACATAGCACAACCTCCGCTTTACAAAGTCGCCAAGGGAAAACAGGAAACATACATCAAAGACGATAAGGAGCTAATTCAGCATTTGATAAAGCTCGGCACCACAGGAAAGACTTTGAAAACAGGGATGGGCGATAAGACGCTCGACGACGCGGAGTTCAATGAGTGCGTCTCTATGATGAATGAATATTTCAACACACTCGATATCATGGTGAAAAAAGGTAATCCACAGGAGATACTGAGCGCGCTTATAAAACATGGCGTAAAGGAGAGGGAGTTCTTCACGTCGGAAGAGAAGGTGAAAAAAGTTTTCGATACTCTTAAAAACAGGGACGACAAATCAAAAGTGGTAAAAGACACTGAGCATGGCGGATATGCTATTGAGTGGTTCAACAAGGTTTCCGGCGTGTTCAGCATAGTGAACTGGGATCTTATTACCGCTCCCGAATACTCAAAAGGGATGGAGCTGAAAAAACTTATTTCGAAATGGGACCAGGGTCCCTATACGGTTAAAGGACCAGGCGGCGACGAGAAAATTTTAAAAAGCAAAAGAGAACTTATTGAATATGTCATGAGCTCGGCGAAAGAAGGTTCAAACATGCAGAGGTATAAAGGTCTCGGTGAAATGAACCCCACCCAGCTTTGGGATACGA
- the dnaA gene encoding chromosomal replication initiator protein DnaA has translation MGLSITSDSDFGSIWEQCKKELKEKISPANYLSYIEPVKIIDYKDEEFSMLVPSSFVASWLEKNYLNSITWFLDAKTSRKNRVKIIVENMKPKRITAPQPVLTKKVSKSPVVPQQFKSQYTFETFVVGKCNEFAHASSLQCANKPGNQYNPLFIYGGVGLGKTHLMHAIGQHIQKIRPDNNVLYLSSEQFVNRMISSLQKGQMEDFRRKFRNVDVLLVDDIQFIAGKDRTQEEFFHTFNTLFEEGKQIVVSSDQFPKDIKKLEERLKSRFEWGLISDIQAPDLETKIAILQKKAEINGYNIPLDVTSYLAETIKSNIRELEGCLARIVAYSSLSGRPVNLDLAKETMDGVYSEAKKHVDSVQIQNAVCGYFSIRISELKSKSRTKKLVVPRQIAMYLCREFTDESLPEIGKKFGGRDHSTVIHACNKIKSDIEVNTRIYNDISAIKKMMGV, from the coding sequence ATGGGTTTATCTATAACATCTGACTCCGATTTCGGTTCCATCTGGGAACAGTGCAAGAAAGAGCTTAAAGAAAAAATAAGCCCGGCTAATTACCTTTCCTACATTGAACCAGTAAAGATAATCGACTACAAGGATGAAGAGTTTTCAATGCTCGTCCCATCCAGCTTTGTAGCGAGTTGGCTTGAAAAAAATTATCTGAATTCCATTACATGGTTTTTAGACGCCAAGACTTCCAGAAAAAACAGGGTCAAAATAATTGTTGAGAACATGAAACCGAAACGCATCACCGCGCCTCAGCCGGTATTGACGAAAAAGGTTTCAAAGTCGCCTGTTGTTCCCCAACAGTTCAAATCGCAATATACTTTTGAAACCTTTGTCGTTGGTAAATGCAACGAATTCGCCCACGCTTCCTCATTGCAGTGCGCAAACAAGCCGGGGAACCAATACAATCCGCTTTTCATTTACGGTGGCGTCGGTCTTGGGAAAACTCACCTTATGCATGCGATAGGACAGCATATTCAGAAGATTAGACCGGACAACAATGTACTTTATCTCTCCTCCGAACAGTTCGTTAACAGGATGATCTCCTCCCTTCAAAAAGGGCAAATGGAAGACTTCAGGAGGAAGTTTCGCAACGTAGATGTTCTTCTGGTAGATGATATTCAGTTCATCGCCGGCAAGGACAGAACACAGGAAGAGTTTTTCCATACCTTTAATACACTTTTTGAAGAAGGGAAACAGATAGTCGTTTCCTCCGACCAGTTTCCAAAAGATATCAAAAAACTTGAAGAACGGCTTAAATCCCGGTTCGAATGGGGATTGATATCCGATATTCAGGCGCCCGATCTTGAAACAAAGATAGCCATCCTTCAGAAAAAAGCTGAAATTAACGGCTACAATATACCCTTAGACGTGACCAGTTACCTCGCTGAAACGATAAAATCGAACATAAGGGAGCTGGAAGGGTGCCTTGCACGTATTGTCGCCTACTCATCCCTCTCGGGGAGGCCGGTAAATCTGGACCTCGCCAAAGAAACCATGGATGGTGTTTACAGCGAAGCCAAAAAACATGTCGATTCGGTTCAAATCCAAAATGCCGTCTGCGGCTATTTCTCGATTAGAATATCCGAATTGAAATCAAAGAGCCGCACCAAAAAACTTGTTGTTCCAAGACAGATCGCTATGTACCTTTGCAGGGAATTTACAGATGAATCACTGCCGGAAATTGGGAAGAAATTCGGTGGAAGAGATCACTCCACCGTTATTCACGCCTGCAACAAAATCAAGAGTGATATTGAGGTTAATACCCGTATTTACAATGATATATCCGCAATAAAAAAAATGATGGGGGTGTGA
- a CDS encoding Rrf2 family transcriptional regulator translates to MKISTKGHYAVQAMVDLSTQPSNFPVPLSNISLRQDISLNYLEQLFLKLRKAKLVKSVRGPGGGYLLAKSPSEISIGEIFEAVDENTILSDCVDTNASCSKTHNCLTQVLWYKITDSLKKTLYSIKLSEVCNEADKIGDLKSGAEHGFIYNI, encoded by the coding sequence ATGAAAATATCAACTAAGGGACATTATGCGGTTCAGGCTATGGTTGATCTTTCAACACAACCTAGCAACTTTCCTGTACCGCTTTCAAACATCTCGCTTCGGCAGGATATCTCGCTCAATTACCTGGAACAGCTGTTCCTGAAATTGAGGAAAGCCAAGCTGGTTAAATCTGTTAGAGGGCCAGGCGGCGGATACCTTCTCGCAAAAAGTCCTTCAGAAATAAGTATTGGGGAAATATTCGAGGCAGTTGACGAGAACACAATATTGTCGGACTGCGTAGACACGAATGCATCATGCTCCAAAACCCATAACTGCCTCACTCAGGTTCTTTGGTACAAGATCACCGATTCTCTTAAAAAAACGCTTTATTCCATCAAACTAAGTGAGGTATGTAACGAGGCCGATAAGATCGGCGATTTAAAATCGGGGGCAGAGCATGGGTTTATCTATAACATCTGA
- a CDS encoding CarD family transcriptional regulator yields the protein MLDQVVLKKGSKVVYPAHGIGVVEKVEKLKENNRTTHFYSIRIDESDMTIRVPAKSAAKIGIRSVITDKEVPKILKVLKVKSKPGSSQNWHKRQKSYLDRIKSGSIYDLAEILRELTQIMGRKELSFGEQRLYDNVRLLLIMEIAEAKGIVKQKASVLLDKAFVS from the coding sequence TTGCTGGATCAAGTTGTATTGAAAAAAGGTTCCAAGGTTGTTTATCCGGCTCATGGAATTGGCGTCGTTGAAAAGGTTGAAAAACTTAAAGAAAATAACCGCACTACGCATTTTTACAGCATCAGGATTGACGAATCGGACATGACTATCCGTGTCCCGGCCAAATCAGCCGCTAAAATAGGGATTCGTTCGGTAATTACCGACAAGGAAGTTCCAAAGATCCTCAAGGTATTAAAGGTAAAGAGCAAGCCTGGGAGCAGTCAGAACTGGCACAAGAGGCAGAAAAGCTATCTCGACAGGATAAAATCGGGTTCTATCTACGATTTGGCGGAAATTCTACGGGAGCTTACCCAGATAATGGGTAGGAAGGAACTCTCTTTCGGCGAGCAGAGGCTGTATGACAACGTTCGCCTCCTTCTGATAATGGAGATTGCTGAGGCAAAAGGGATCGTAAAGCAGAAGGCAAGTGTTCTGCTTGATAAGGCTTTCGTCTCCTGA
- the ispD gene encoding 2-C-methyl-D-erythritol 4-phosphate cytidylyltransferase, which translates to MKVVAIIPAAGTGSRIKSTGVPKQFFEINGKPLLDWTLEAVSASDIIEGIYLVVSPNDIETVSARYSKTMFRKICGVVAGGETRAESVSLGVSAAKCEFVLIHDAARPFVTPDIISNTVNSAFIHGASTAALPVSDTLKGKDGEFIGRPIDRESTLAIQTPQVFKREILIEAYETLDIKGNSWTDETSLVAELGKPVAWVMGSRFNVKVTTEEDLEMAVKLLGSV; encoded by the coding sequence ATGAAGGTCGTAGCGATAATACCGGCCGCCGGTACAGGGAGCCGGATAAAAAGTACCGGAGTTCCCAAACAGTTTTTCGAGATAAATGGCAAGCCGCTCCTTGATTGGACGCTTGAGGCGGTCTCGGCTTCAGATATCATTGAAGGGATCTATCTTGTAGTTTCACCGAACGACATCGAAACGGTTAGTGCCCGATATTCAAAAACGATGTTCCGAAAAATTTGCGGTGTAGTTGCAGGGGGCGAGACGAGGGCTGAATCGGTCTCACTCGGCGTATCGGCGGCAAAGTGCGAATTCGTTCTCATTCATGACGCCGCCAGACCGTTTGTGACCCCAGATATTATTTCCAATACCGTTAATTCCGCTTTCATTCATGGAGCGTCCACGGCCGCACTGCCAGTTTCCGATACGCTGAAAGGCAAGGATGGGGAATTTATCGGGCGGCCGATTGACAGGGAGAGTACTCTAGCGATACAGACACCCCAGGTATTCAAACGTGAAATTCTCATTGAAGCCTATGAGACGCTGGATATAAAAGGCAATTCCTGGACCGACGAGACATCGCTCGTGGCGGAACTCGGCAAGCCGGTCGCGTGGGTAATGGGGAGCAGGTTCAATGTAAAGGTCACCACGGAAGAGGATCTTGAGATGGCGGTGAAACTGCTCGGATCTGTCTGA
- a CDS encoding flagellin: protein MALRIYNNLFSSSAQRHLGNNHQGLSTSLERLSSGLRINRSADDAAGLAISEGLRGDIRSLGQAVRNGNDGIGMINTAEGAMSEQGAILIRMRELASQSATGTVGSAARVSIEREFTSLRREIDRISAVTEFNGTKLLDGTLSSAPGNSIVIQIGITSDINNRFNLNNEIDLTAMTSTALGIDTLTASTVSGALSALDNISSALQTLNDGRGRLGAVQNRLVHTLSSLAITRENLSAAESQIRDADYAAEISEFTRNQILVQASTAILAQANLVPQTVLQLLG, encoded by the coding sequence ATGGCTTTAAGAATTTATAACAACCTCTTTTCATCGAGCGCGCAGAGGCACTTGGGGAACAACCACCAGGGCCTTTCAACCTCTCTGGAAAGACTTTCGTCAGGTTTAAGAATAAACCGCTCAGCAGACGATGCCGCCGGTCTTGCAATTTCCGAAGGTTTAAGAGGCGATATACGTTCGCTTGGACAGGCCGTAAGGAACGGCAATGACGGTATCGGAATGATCAACACTGCAGAAGGCGCGATGTCCGAGCAGGGCGCAATCCTTATAAGGATGCGTGAGCTTGCGTCTCAGTCAGCCACAGGAACAGTTGGTTCTGCGGCAAGGGTTTCAATTGAGCGAGAATTTACATCGCTCCGCCGGGAGATTGACCGTATATCAGCGGTTACAGAATTCAACGGCACGAAACTTTTGGATGGTACGCTTAGCAGTGCGCCAGGCAACTCGATTGTTATCCAGATTGGTATCACCTCGGATATTAACAACAGGTTCAATCTGAATAATGAGATCGATCTGACAGCGATGACCTCCACAGCTCTTGGTATAGATACATTGACTGCATCAACAGTTTCCGGTGCGCTTTCTGCTCTGGATAACATAAGCAGTGCGTTGCAGACACTGAACGACGGTCGAGGCCGACTCGGTGCCGTTCAGAACAGGCTTGTTCATACGCTTTCAAGCCTTGCAATCACAAGGGAAAATCTGAGCGCAGCCGAATCCCAGATAAGGGATGCGGACTACGCCGCAGAAATTTCCGAGTTCACGAGGAACCAGATACTTGTGCAAGCCTCTACCGCGATTCTTGCCCAGGCAAACCTGGTACCCCAAACGGTCCTTCAACTGTTAGGTTAA
- the gspD gene encoding type II secretion system secretin GspD yields MKRLLSVLVFVVMFSGESRAATEDKVSMDFVNVDIAVVVKYISELTGRNFIIDEKVSGKVTIISPKMVTKKEAYRVFESILEVYGFLAIEVGSVTKIIPIMEGRTSVTEVTIGSKSTDDFRDHLVTQLIPLNYVSAEKLLSVIRPLVSPSSYISAYTPTNTLILVDTASSRERLIKIVEQLDVEGFESSIVVHKLRYASAKDLDAKINKILLADKSKNKTTEVQLDVISDDRLNALIVIGNEIFHSQVNNIIKHLDVPAPIGRQEINVAYLKNAHAEDLAKVLTHIAKADEATKKKKGAPATSDVPVNITADPATNSLVITASPEEFDVFKNVIEKLDIRRRQVFVEALIFEIRSDDTNKFGVEWRSTSKIAEGQVTGIGGTNFPPGGINDIAANPLAAGAGLVLGVVDGTMTFNTPAGTQTFTNIGGLIQALKSESGVNILSTPNLLTTDNVEAEIFVGENVPFKKSSAQTTAGLPTVTVERKDVGILLKIKPQINEADYVKLDIVQEISSISPVQLEKAEDIITFKRNAQTTVTVKDGQNIVIGGLIRNDMTETSNAVPYLGAIPLLGWLFKSKSVQKIETNLLIFITPHIINSNEDLEVITNEKNNLMQKLDDPTGKKAKKRAKEKAKEDKESKKEAEQKAKEQAEAEERARKEAERNAKKHAMENPESKPLPEDGSGITKFSEPANPDEMDIKNPEGETKP; encoded by the coding sequence ATGAAAAGATTATTATCAGTTTTGGTTTTTGTGGTGATGTTCTCCGGGGAATCGCGTGCCGCTACGGAAGACAAGGTTTCGATGGATTTTGTGAACGTCGATATCGCCGTTGTCGTCAAATATATTTCCGAACTGACTGGAAGGAATTTTATCATTGACGAGAAGGTAAGCGGGAAGGTGACCATTATTTCCCCGAAGATGGTTACGAAAAAGGAAGCCTACAGGGTGTTTGAATCGATCCTCGAAGTTTACGGCTTTCTGGCAATTGAAGTCGGCAGCGTGACCAAGATAATTCCGATCATGGAAGGGAGAACATCGGTTACGGAAGTTACGATTGGATCCAAATCGACCGACGATTTCAGGGATCATCTTGTTACCCAGCTTATTCCGCTCAACTATGTTTCGGCTGAAAAACTTCTATCGGTTATCCGACCGCTGGTTTCCCCTTCCAGTTACATTTCAGCCTACACCCCTACTAATACCCTGATACTTGTCGATACCGCGTCCAGCCGTGAAAGGCTCATAAAGATAGTTGAACAGCTGGATGTTGAAGGGTTTGAAAGCTCTATAGTTGTTCATAAGCTCAGGTACGCCTCGGCAAAGGACCTCGACGCGAAGATAAACAAGATCCTTCTTGCTGATAAGTCGAAAAACAAGACTACGGAAGTACAGCTCGATGTCATTTCCGATGACAGGCTGAACGCTTTGATTGTAATTGGGAACGAGATATTCCACAGTCAGGTGAACAACATCATTAAACATCTCGATGTCCCCGCGCCGATAGGGAGGCAGGAGATAAACGTTGCTTACCTGAAAAACGCCCATGCTGAGGATCTGGCAAAGGTATTGACCCATATCGCGAAAGCGGATGAGGCAACAAAAAAGAAAAAAGGGGCCCCGGCTACTTCCGATGTCCCTGTAAACATCACCGCAGATCCCGCCACAAACTCCCTTGTCATTACCGCTTCTCCGGAAGAGTTCGACGTTTTCAAAAATGTGATAGAGAAACTCGACATCCGCAGAAGGCAGGTATTCGTCGAGGCATTGATATTCGAAATTCGCTCGGACGATACGAACAAATTCGGCGTCGAATGGAGAAGTACCAGCAAGATCGCCGAAGGACAGGTAACGGGGATAGGCGGTACGAACTTCCCGCCTGGGGGCATTAACGACATTGCGGCGAATCCTCTCGCGGCTGGCGCGGGACTTGTACTAGGCGTGGTCGACGGCACAATGACGTTCAACACCCCTGCCGGAACGCAAACATTTACAAATATCGGTGGATTGATACAGGCGTTGAAATCGGAAAGCGGAGTGAATATCCTCTCCACGCCGAATCTCCTCACCACGGACAACGTTGAGGCCGAGATATTTGTTGGGGAGAATGTGCCTTTCAAAAAATCGTCCGCGCAGACCACCGCCGGACTGCCGACCGTCACGGTTGAAAGGAAGGACGTAGGAATACTCCTGAAGATCAAGCCGCAGATAAACGAAGCGGATTACGTGAAGCTTGATATTGTTCAGGAAATTTCAAGTATCTCCCCGGTCCAGCTTGAGAAAGCGGAGGATATCATAACCTTCAAGCGAAACGCCCAGACCACCGTAACAGTAAAGGATGGGCAGAACATAGTTATCGGAGGCCTTATAAGGAACGATATGACCGAAACATCAAACGCCGTGCCGTACCTCGGGGCCATTCCGCTGCTCGGCTGGCTTTTTAAAAGCAAGTCCGTTCAGAAGATCGAAACAAACCTCCTCATCTTTATCACTCCGCACATAATCAATTCCAACGAGGATCTGGAAGTGATAACAAATGAGAAAAATAACCTGATGCAGAAGCTCGACGACCCGACTGGAAAAAAAGCGAAGAAGAGGGCCAAAGAGAAGGCGAAAGAGGACAAGGAGTCTAAAAAAGAGGCCGAGCAAAAGGCAAAGGAGCAGGCCGAAGCTGAAGAGAGGGCGAGAAAAGAGGCTGAGAGAAACGCCAAAAAGCACGCGATGGAAAATCCTGAAAGCAAGCCTCTCCCGGAGGATGGATCGGGGATTACAAAATTCTCCGAACCGGCAAACCCGGATGAGATGGATATTAAAAATCCTGAAGGAGAAACAAAACCTTAA
- the gspE gene encoding type II secretion system ATPase GspE, with amino-acid sequence MTDLKQLSEQLSLVYLDSLPSPDEAGDLVKNLPIGFARQSQMAPVKIEGDRLVVITSNPLDHHAVSDLRRIFKMPVSLRVASPILVTEFINRAYEISSGDSSALLDEVEEPTLESIAQELETSIDLLDTDDEAPIVKLLNSLLQQAIKEKASDVHIESYSDQLVVRMRMDGILYTVLKPPKRLALQIASRVKIMAGLDIAEKRLPQDGRISLKAAGREIDVRVSTIPTTFGERVVMRLLDKSRNLLKLGQIGMNETQQAQMAKVKNLSNGIVLITGPTGSGKTTTLYSVLAEIDTEHKNVITVEDPVEYQIRGIGQMQVNSNIGLTFADGLRAILRQDPDVIMVGEIRDHETASIAVQSSLTGHLVFSTLHTNDSGSAITRLIDIGIEPFLISSSLEAVMAQRLVRVLCPECKTATTLTKEEVRSLGLPPTSRYVGVKVYKPTGCPHCMNSGYKGRTGIYEFLEITDSLRPLIIKGADSNQIMAKAITDGMKTLRGDGLEKMQAGITSLDEVLRVTDETSTEELI; translated from the coding sequence ATGACCGATTTAAAACAGTTAAGCGAGCAGTTAAGCCTCGTGTACCTTGATTCTCTTCCAAGCCCGGATGAGGCTGGCGACCTGGTAAAGAATCTCCCGATAGGATTTGCGCGCCAGAGCCAGATGGCTCCGGTGAAAATCGAAGGGGATAGGCTTGTTGTCATCACGTCGAATCCGCTCGACCACCATGCCGTAAGCGACCTCCGCCGCATATTTAAAATGCCGGTCTCCCTGCGGGTAGCATCCCCGATACTTGTTACAGAATTCATCAACCGCGCCTACGAAATATCCTCTGGAGATTCCAGCGCCCTGCTGGACGAGGTAGAGGAGCCGACCCTTGAATCGATCGCGCAGGAGCTTGAAACCTCCATAGACCTGCTCGATACCGACGACGAGGCGCCGATAGTAAAACTCCTCAACTCCCTTCTCCAGCAGGCCATCAAGGAGAAGGCGAGCGACGTCCACATTGAAAGCTATTCGGATCAGCTCGTAGTAAGGATGAGAATGGACGGAATACTCTACACGGTTTTAAAGCCGCCGAAGAGGCTCGCCCTGCAGATAGCGTCCCGCGTGAAGATCATGGCGGGTCTTGATATCGCCGAAAAGAGGCTTCCGCAGGACGGGCGTATATCGCTCAAGGCCGCCGGCCGCGAGATCGACGTCCGCGTTTCCACCATACCGACTACTTTCGGCGAAAGGGTGGTCATGCGTCTTCTCGATAAAAGCAGGAACCTTCTGAAGCTCGGCCAGATAGGGATGAATGAAACCCAGCAGGCGCAGATGGCGAAGGTGAAAAATCTTTCAAACGGCATCGTGCTAATTACAGGCCCTACCGGAAGCGGAAAGACTACGACCCTTTACAGCGTGCTGGCGGAGATAGATACGGAGCATAAGAACGTGATCACGGTCGAGGACCCCGTTGAATATCAGATAAGGGGTATCGGGCAGATGCAGGTGAACTCGAACATTGGACTGACGTTTGCGGACGGATTACGGGCGATACTGAGGCAGGATCCGGATGTAATAATGGTCGGAGAGATACGCGACCATGAGACCGCATCCATCGCCGTGCAATCGTCGCTCACCGGACACCTCGTATTCTCCACGCTTCACACAAACGATTCAGGTAGCGCTATCACGAGGCTTATCGATATAGGAATAGAGCCTTTCCTCATCTCATCATCGCTGGAGGCGGTCATGGCTCAGCGCCTTGTGCGTGTACTCTGCCCGGAGTGCAAGACAGCTACCACGCTAACAAAAGAAGAGGTAAGATCCCTCGGCCTCCCCCCTACGAGCAGGTATGTGGGTGTAAAGGTGTACAAACCCACCGGGTGCCCGCACTGCATGAATTCTGGATACAAAGGGAGAACCGGGATATACGAATTCCTGGAGATAACCGATTCCCTGCGACCTCTCATCATAAAGGGTGCCGATTCAAACCAGATAATGGCAAAGGCAATCACGGACGGAATGAAAACATTGCGGGGGGACGGTCTGGAAAAGATGCAGGCCGGCATAACGTCGCTTGATGAAGTGCTGAGGGTAACGGATGAGACCTCCACTGAGGAGCTGATCTAG